The following are encoded in a window of Thunnus albacares chromosome 17, fThuAlb1.1, whole genome shotgun sequence genomic DNA:
- the LOC122967074 gene encoding fas-binding factor 1 homolog isoform X4 yields the protein MATKPKGKASKSSFGDDDLLDSLFDDKKHPVLGKSTRGGSANRSSATDNIFSMLAEEVKADGEAEDSDVSAADPDDILKNMKDMDDMEADLFASKKKPSSAPAQTKPPVNEGSKKDSAALESNVKPEGADESTKRGKKPNSAPSSTARNYKKFTFSDLDDPLDDLLDDLLPDETKPESKASVQPTKPEKSVPSPSASPILKSETTNAAKKRGDLTFEDDKDDIMDALGFDSDKNKKKETALWPNRERSEPPQRARTRLDEILESLTSPRLLERPPTGERKDQPQSQDKQQQEKTSNVKETLLEDDLTFGSYQPTLGSTPEGRQSRRQSVRFSTEDVSASTPEKKPKPTAAPTSARSRNSADWLGLKTNDDYVEDDAKEKKTSTESPKVPSSPLLERKSSLTGGHAASAAKLSADTSAPTENITKQTKPEVSKSRKTEEEEDDWLAGALSRKKTQSVSNSEAKSSKQEDFLGLGEEVDLESFVSKQSTSQAPRSRDDTLASVKETGNTFLGQPSPAAHSTPVRDERTKQDYPPQVTGPLSVAAASISHHQPHHFPSNKESRVRGGPKHVVDETSQPLTFSNLTSTVLPGSMGSVPPQNQTQNTQTAVQQQVTFTTDSLQQLLLQQQMMQSQLLGLGGVVDTGALQRLKEREQQPGDHHALQARIIQLEGQVKTLQLERDQSQMLLESVQQRHKQDMELMENAHKARVKLLEESAAQRETRARQECEDLMERLATVTRSAEQERSELQAQYQRKLAQAQQDRDREVERLRDLQRKSILEMKKDHEDQVQRLKRLKDEEIDAVTSATSQTRSLTVMIEQMEQFSSRLGELSSRVESTHEHTTHGLEQGARHRDEQLRIMQDRLAQQQKAMAEERAYLKEIISRMDTQLNEQQRQLEKERWKMTAEQAKAESSQRGLEEERRSLSMQINMEREELERAKSALLEEQKSVMQICAEERRKLAAEWARFHAQEKQRHERAEREVSSLLEKREGSIISLAQEQADLKLRTGELKQKEMAVAQERETVERLREEVDRDKDRISSTAVRLKTRAQEVEAFSKLAAEKYEEGERALQEAKRVEAEHEARLRNIHSQTERMRQQEQRILQERMRLSHLQKETERLRQDPPITSLPQIIPPVLPDTGSLMPNPELASTLNVPPPNLSSNSQSMALQASLALWKYTADKDREYLQEEQIFLDNLKKKSYRLSFNTD from the exons ATG GCTACAAAGCCGAAGGGAAAAGCATCCAAAA GTTCCTTCGGAGATGATGATTTGCTTGACAGCTTATTTGATGATAAAA AACACCCGGTGTTGGGGAAATCAACCCGTGGTGGATCAGCAAATCG ctCATCTGCCACTGATAACATCTTCAGTATGCTAGCGGAGGAGGTAAAGGCTGATGGGGAAGCTGAG GACTCCGATGTCTCAGCAGCAGATCCTGATGACATACTGAAGAACATGAAG GACATGGATGATATGGAGGCTGACCTTTTTGCATCAAAGAAAAAACCAAGTTCAGCTCCCGCACAAACAAAGCCGCCCGTTAACGAAGGGTCAAAGAAAGACTCTGCTGCATTAGAGAGTAATGTAAAACCAGAGGGAGCAG ATGAATCCACCAAAAGAGGGAAGAAACCAAACTCTGCACCTTCGTCCACAGCACGCAACTACAAGAAGTTCACCTTCTCTG ATCTAGACGACCCTCTGGATGACCTGCTTGATGACTTGCTTCCAGATGAAACCAAACCAGAATCTAAAGCTAGCGTGCAGCCAACCAAACCCGAAAAATCTGTGCCATCTCCTTCAGCATCTCCTATCCTAAAGAGTGAAACAA cTAATGCAGCAAAAAAACGAGGTGATCTTACATTTGAGGACGATAAGGACGACATAATGGATGCACTCGGATTTGACagtgataaaaacaagaaaaaagaaactgcGCTTTGGCCCAACAGGGAAAG AAGCGAGCCGCCTCAGAGAGCTCGTACTCGGCTAGATGAGATTCTGGAGAGTTTGACTTCACCTCGTCTTCTGGAGCGACCACCCACAGGTGAGAGGAAGGACCAGCCTCAGTCTCAAGACAAGCAGCAACAGGAGAAGACCTCCAATGTGAAAG AGACACTTTTAGAAGACGACCTCACATTTGGGTCTTATCAGCCCACATTGGGATCCACTCCTGAAGGGCGCCAGTCCCGCAGACAgtctgtcag ATTTTCTACAGAAGATGTCAGTGCCTCCACCCCAGAGAAGAAACCAAAACCCACCGCCGCCCCCACCTCCGCTCGATCCCGCAACTCAGCAGACTGGCTAGGCCTCAAGACAAACGACGACTATGTAGAAGATGACGCCAAAGAGAAAAAGACTTCCACAGAGTCTCCAAAGGTTCCATCCTCTCCTTTGTTAGAGAGAAAGTCGTCACTGACAGGTGGTCATGCCGCATCTGCTGCAAAATTGTCAGCTGACACCTCAGCTCCAACTGAAAACatcaccaaacaaacaaagccagAGGTCTCTAAAAGCCggaagacagaagaggaggaggacgactGGTTAGCAGGAGCACTGAGCAGGAAGAAGACTCAATCAGTTTCAAACTCTGAGGCAAAAAGCTCCAAGCAGGAAGACTTTCTAGGACTGGGGGAAGAAGTGGATCTGGAGTCATTTGTTAG TAAGCAGAGCACTTCACAAGCTCCTAGAAGCAGAGACGACACTCTTGCATCCGTCAAGGAAACTGG CAACACTTTTCTTGGACAGCCCAGCCCCGCTGCTCACTCCACCCCTGTCAGAGATGAGAGGACCAAACAAG ATTATCCTCCTCAAGTCACTGGCCCCTTATCAGTCGCTGCTGCTAGCATTAGCCACCACCAGCCCCACCACTTCCCATCCAATAAAGAATCCAGGGTACGAGGAGGACCCAAGCACGTTGTGGATGAAACCTCACAACCGTTGACATTTTCCAACCTTACATCTACTGTACTGCCTGGCTCAATGGGGT CAGTTCCACCGCAAAACCAAacgcaaaacacacaaacagctgtccaACAACAG GTGACATTTACAACAGACAGTCTGCAGCAGCTGTTACTACAACAGCAG ATGATGCAGTCTCAGTTGCTGGGTCTCGGGGGTGTTGTGGACACGGGTGCCCTGCAGAGACTcaaggagagagagcagcaacCTGGAGATCATCACGCTTTGCAGGCTCGCATCATCCAGCTGGAGGGACAG GTGAAGACCCTGCAGCTGGAGCGAGACCAAAGCCAAATGTTGCTAGAGAGTGTCCAGCAGCGACATAAACAGGATATGGAACTCATGGAGAACGCACACAA GGCGCGCGTGAAGCTGCTCGAGGAATCGGCAGCCCAGAGGGAGACACGAGCTCGGCAGGAGTGTGAAGACCTAATGGAACGCCTGGCCACAGTAACACGATCGGCTGAGCAGGAGCGCTCAGAGCTGCAGGCTCAGTACCAGCGGAAACTGGCCCAGGCCCAGCAAGACAGAGACCGTGAGGTGGAGAGGCTCAGAGACCTTCAGAG GAAATCCATCTTGGAGATGAAGAAAGACCATGAGGACCAGGTCCAGAGACTGAAGAGGTTAAAAGACGAAGAGATCGATGCAGTTACAAGTGCGACATCTCAGACCAG GTCTCTTACAGTGATGATTGAGCAGATGGAGCAGTTCTCCTCTCGGCTGGGAGAGCTCTCTTCTCGAGTGGAgagcacacatgaacacacaaccCATGGCCTGGAGCAGGGGGCACGGCACAGAGATGAGCAGCTTCGAA TAATGCAGGACCGTCTGGCCCAGCAGCAGAAAGCCATGGCTGAGGAGAGAGCTTACCTCAAGGAAATCATTTCCAGGATGGACACGCAGCTCAATGAGCAGCAGAGACAGCTTGAGAAG GAGCGCTGGAAGATGACTGCAGAGCAGGCCAAGGCAGAGTCGTCCCAAAGAGGCCTGGAAGAAGAGCGGCGTTCCCTCAGTATGCAGATCaacatggagagagaggagctggagagagcCAAG agCGCATTACTGGAGGAGCAGAAGTCAGTGATGCAAATTtgtgcagaggagaggaggaagctgGCAGCAGAGTGGGCCCGCTTCCACGCCCAGGAGAAGCAGAGGCATGAGAGGGCTGAACGTGAGGTCAGCAGTCTcttggagaagagagagggctCCATCATCAGTCTGGCACAG GAACAAGCTGACCTGAAGCTTCGCACTGGAGAGCTGAAACAGAAGGAGATGGCTGTGgcacaggagagagagactgtggaAAGACTAAGAGAGGAAGTGGACAGGGACAAAGACAGAATAAGCAGCACCGCTGTGAGACTCAAAACACGTGCCCAGGAGGTGGAGGCCTTCAGCAAG CTCGCTGCAGAGAAGTATGAGGAGGGAGAGCGAGCCTTGCAGGAGGCTAAACGTGTGGAGGCTGAGCACGAGGCAAGACTCAGAAATATCCATTCCCAAACAGAGCGGATGAGGCAGCAAGAGCAACGAATCCTTCAG
- the LOC122967074 gene encoding fas-binding factor 1 homolog isoform X3 codes for MATKPKGKASKSSFGDDDLLDSLFDDKKHPVLGKSTRGGSANRSSATDNIFSMLAEEVKADGEAEDSDVSAADPDDILKNMKDMDDMEADLFASKKKPSSAPAQTKPPVNEGSKKDSAALESNVKPEGAAIKERVVSPPLHSDESTKRGKKPNSAPSSTARNYKKFTFSDLDDPLDDLLDDLLPDETKPESKASVQPTKPEKSVPSPSASPILKSETTNAAKKRGDLTFEDDKDDIMDALGFDSDKNKKKETALWPNRESEPPQRARTRLDEILESLTSPRLLERPPTGERKDQPQSQDKQQQEKTSNVKETLLEDDLTFGSYQPTLGSTPEGRQSRRQSVRFSTEDVSASTPEKKPKPTAAPTSARSRNSADWLGLKTNDDYVEDDAKEKKTSTESPKVPSSPLLERKSSLTGGHAASAAKLSADTSAPTENITKQTKPEVSKSRKTEEEEDDWLAGALSRKKTQSVSNSEAKSSKQEDFLGLGEEVDLESFVSKQSTSQAPRSRDDTLASVKETGNTFLGQPSPAAHSTPVRDERTKQDYPPQVTGPLSVAAASISHHQPHHFPSNKESRVRGGPKHVVDETSQPLTFSNLTSTVLPGSMGSVPPQNQTQNTQTAVQQQVTFTTDSLQQLLLQQQMMQSQLLGLGGVVDTGALQRLKEREQQPGDHHALQARIIQLEGQVKTLQLERDQSQMLLESVQQRHKQDMELMENAHKARVKLLEESAAQRETRARQECEDLMERLATVTRSAEQERSELQAQYQRKLAQAQQDRDREVERLRDLQRKSILEMKKDHEDQVQRLKRLKDEEIDAVTSATSQTRSLTVMIEQMEQFSSRLGELSSRVESTHEHTTHGLEQGARHRDEQLRIMQDRLAQQQKAMAEERAYLKEIISRMDTQLNEQQRQLEKERWKMTAEQAKAESSQRGLEEERRSLSMQINMEREELERAKSALLEEQKSVMQICAEERRKLAAEWARFHAQEKQRHERAEREVSSLLEKREGSIISLAQEQADLKLRTGELKQKEMAVAQERETVERLREEVDRDKDRISSTAVRLKTRAQEVEAFSKLAAEKYEEGERALQEAKRVEAEHEARLRNIHSQTERMRQQEQRILQERMRLSHLQKETERLRQDPPITSLPQIIPPVLPDTGSLMPNPELASTLNVPPPNLSSNSQSMALQASLALWKYTADKDREYLQEEQIFLDNLKKKSYRLSFNTD; via the exons ATG GCTACAAAGCCGAAGGGAAAAGCATCCAAAA GTTCCTTCGGAGATGATGATTTGCTTGACAGCTTATTTGATGATAAAA AACACCCGGTGTTGGGGAAATCAACCCGTGGTGGATCAGCAAATCG ctCATCTGCCACTGATAACATCTTCAGTATGCTAGCGGAGGAGGTAAAGGCTGATGGGGAAGCTGAG GACTCCGATGTCTCAGCAGCAGATCCTGATGACATACTGAAGAACATGAAG GACATGGATGATATGGAGGCTGACCTTTTTGCATCAAAGAAAAAACCAAGTTCAGCTCCCGCACAAACAAAGCCGCCCGTTAACGAAGGGTCAAAGAAAGACTCTGCTGCATTAGAGAGTAATGTAAAACCAGAGGGAGCAG CAATCAAAGAGAGAGTTGTGTCTCCCCCACTTCACTCAGATGAATCCACCAAAAGAGGGAAGAAACCAAACTCTGCACCTTCGTCCACAGCACGCAACTACAAGAAGTTCACCTTCTCTG ATCTAGACGACCCTCTGGATGACCTGCTTGATGACTTGCTTCCAGATGAAACCAAACCAGAATCTAAAGCTAGCGTGCAGCCAACCAAACCCGAAAAATCTGTGCCATCTCCTTCAGCATCTCCTATCCTAAAGAGTGAAACAA cTAATGCAGCAAAAAAACGAGGTGATCTTACATTTGAGGACGATAAGGACGACATAATGGATGCACTCGGATTTGACagtgataaaaacaagaaaaaagaaactgcGCTTTGGCCCAACAGGGAAAG CGAGCCGCCTCAGAGAGCTCGTACTCGGCTAGATGAGATTCTGGAGAGTTTGACTTCACCTCGTCTTCTGGAGCGACCACCCACAGGTGAGAGGAAGGACCAGCCTCAGTCTCAAGACAAGCAGCAACAGGAGAAGACCTCCAATGTGAAAG AGACACTTTTAGAAGACGACCTCACATTTGGGTCTTATCAGCCCACATTGGGATCCACTCCTGAAGGGCGCCAGTCCCGCAGACAgtctgtcag ATTTTCTACAGAAGATGTCAGTGCCTCCACCCCAGAGAAGAAACCAAAACCCACCGCCGCCCCCACCTCCGCTCGATCCCGCAACTCAGCAGACTGGCTAGGCCTCAAGACAAACGACGACTATGTAGAAGATGACGCCAAAGAGAAAAAGACTTCCACAGAGTCTCCAAAGGTTCCATCCTCTCCTTTGTTAGAGAGAAAGTCGTCACTGACAGGTGGTCATGCCGCATCTGCTGCAAAATTGTCAGCTGACACCTCAGCTCCAACTGAAAACatcaccaaacaaacaaagccagAGGTCTCTAAAAGCCggaagacagaagaggaggaggacgactGGTTAGCAGGAGCACTGAGCAGGAAGAAGACTCAATCAGTTTCAAACTCTGAGGCAAAAAGCTCCAAGCAGGAAGACTTTCTAGGACTGGGGGAAGAAGTGGATCTGGAGTCATTTGTTAG TAAGCAGAGCACTTCACAAGCTCCTAGAAGCAGAGACGACACTCTTGCATCCGTCAAGGAAACTGG CAACACTTTTCTTGGACAGCCCAGCCCCGCTGCTCACTCCACCCCTGTCAGAGATGAGAGGACCAAACAAG ATTATCCTCCTCAAGTCACTGGCCCCTTATCAGTCGCTGCTGCTAGCATTAGCCACCACCAGCCCCACCACTTCCCATCCAATAAAGAATCCAGGGTACGAGGAGGACCCAAGCACGTTGTGGATGAAACCTCACAACCGTTGACATTTTCCAACCTTACATCTACTGTACTGCCTGGCTCAATGGGGT CAGTTCCACCGCAAAACCAAacgcaaaacacacaaacagctgtccaACAACAG GTGACATTTACAACAGACAGTCTGCAGCAGCTGTTACTACAACAGCAG ATGATGCAGTCTCAGTTGCTGGGTCTCGGGGGTGTTGTGGACACGGGTGCCCTGCAGAGACTcaaggagagagagcagcaacCTGGAGATCATCACGCTTTGCAGGCTCGCATCATCCAGCTGGAGGGACAG GTGAAGACCCTGCAGCTGGAGCGAGACCAAAGCCAAATGTTGCTAGAGAGTGTCCAGCAGCGACATAAACAGGATATGGAACTCATGGAGAACGCACACAA GGCGCGCGTGAAGCTGCTCGAGGAATCGGCAGCCCAGAGGGAGACACGAGCTCGGCAGGAGTGTGAAGACCTAATGGAACGCCTGGCCACAGTAACACGATCGGCTGAGCAGGAGCGCTCAGAGCTGCAGGCTCAGTACCAGCGGAAACTGGCCCAGGCCCAGCAAGACAGAGACCGTGAGGTGGAGAGGCTCAGAGACCTTCAGAG GAAATCCATCTTGGAGATGAAGAAAGACCATGAGGACCAGGTCCAGAGACTGAAGAGGTTAAAAGACGAAGAGATCGATGCAGTTACAAGTGCGACATCTCAGACCAG GTCTCTTACAGTGATGATTGAGCAGATGGAGCAGTTCTCCTCTCGGCTGGGAGAGCTCTCTTCTCGAGTGGAgagcacacatgaacacacaaccCATGGCCTGGAGCAGGGGGCACGGCACAGAGATGAGCAGCTTCGAA TAATGCAGGACCGTCTGGCCCAGCAGCAGAAAGCCATGGCTGAGGAGAGAGCTTACCTCAAGGAAATCATTTCCAGGATGGACACGCAGCTCAATGAGCAGCAGAGACAGCTTGAGAAG GAGCGCTGGAAGATGACTGCAGAGCAGGCCAAGGCAGAGTCGTCCCAAAGAGGCCTGGAAGAAGAGCGGCGTTCCCTCAGTATGCAGATCaacatggagagagaggagctggagagagcCAAG agCGCATTACTGGAGGAGCAGAAGTCAGTGATGCAAATTtgtgcagaggagaggaggaagctgGCAGCAGAGTGGGCCCGCTTCCACGCCCAGGAGAAGCAGAGGCATGAGAGGGCTGAACGTGAGGTCAGCAGTCTcttggagaagagagagggctCCATCATCAGTCTGGCACAG GAACAAGCTGACCTGAAGCTTCGCACTGGAGAGCTGAAACAGAAGGAGATGGCTGTGgcacaggagagagagactgtggaAAGACTAAGAGAGGAAGTGGACAGGGACAAAGACAGAATAAGCAGCACCGCTGTGAGACTCAAAACACGTGCCCAGGAGGTGGAGGCCTTCAGCAAG CTCGCTGCAGAGAAGTATGAGGAGGGAGAGCGAGCCTTGCAGGAGGCTAAACGTGTGGAGGCTGAGCACGAGGCAAGACTCAGAAATATCCATTCCCAAACAGAGCGGATGAGGCAGCAAGAGCAACGAATCCTTCAG
- the LOC122967074 gene encoding fas-binding factor 1 homolog isoform X5 — protein MATKPKGKASKSSFGDDDLLDSLFDDKKHPVLGKSTRGGSANRSSATDNIFSMLAEEVKADGEAEDSDVSAADPDDILKNMKDMDDMEADLFASKKKPSSAPAQTKPPVNEGSKKDSAALESNVKPEGAAIKERVVSPPLHSDESTKRGKKPNSAPSSTARNYKKFTFSDLDDPLDDLLDDLLPDETKPESKASVQPTKPEKSVPSPSASPILKSETTNAAKKRGDLTFEDDKDDIMDALGFDSDKNKKKETALWPNRERSEPPQRARTRLDEILESLTSPRLLERPPTGERKDQPQSQDKQQQEKTSNVKETLLEDDLTFGSYQPTLGSTPEGRQSRRQSVRFSTEDVSASTPEKKPKPTAAPTSARSRNSADWLGLKTNDDYVEDDAKEKKTSTESPKVPSSPLLERKSSLTGGHAASAAKLSADTSAPTENITKQTKPEVSKSRKTEEEEDDWLAGALSRKKTQSVSNSEAKSSKQEDFLGLGEEVDLESFVSKQSTSQAPRSRDDTLASVKETGNTFLGQPSPAAHSTPVRDERTKQAVPPQNQTQNTQTAVQQQVTFTTDSLQQLLLQQQMMQSQLLGLGGVVDTGALQRLKEREQQPGDHHALQARIIQLEGQVKTLQLERDQSQMLLESVQQRHKQDMELMENAHKARVKLLEESAAQRETRARQECEDLMERLATVTRSAEQERSELQAQYQRKLAQAQQDRDREVERLRDLQRKSILEMKKDHEDQVQRLKRLKDEEIDAVTSATSQTRSLTVMIEQMEQFSSRLGELSSRVESTHEHTTHGLEQGARHRDEQLRIMQDRLAQQQKAMAEERAYLKEIISRMDTQLNEQQRQLEKERWKMTAEQAKAESSQRGLEEERRSLSMQINMEREELERAKSALLEEQKSVMQICAEERRKLAAEWARFHAQEKQRHERAEREVSSLLEKREGSIISLAQEQADLKLRTGELKQKEMAVAQERETVERLREEVDRDKDRISSTAVRLKTRAQEVEAFSKLAAEKYEEGERALQEAKRVEAEHEARLRNIHSQTERMRQQEQRILQERMRLSHLQKETERLRQDPPITSLPQIIPPVLPDTGSLMPNPELASTLNVPPPNLSSNSQSMALQASLALWKYTADKDREYLQEEQIFLDNLKKKSYRLSFNTD, from the exons ATG GCTACAAAGCCGAAGGGAAAAGCATCCAAAA GTTCCTTCGGAGATGATGATTTGCTTGACAGCTTATTTGATGATAAAA AACACCCGGTGTTGGGGAAATCAACCCGTGGTGGATCAGCAAATCG ctCATCTGCCACTGATAACATCTTCAGTATGCTAGCGGAGGAGGTAAAGGCTGATGGGGAAGCTGAG GACTCCGATGTCTCAGCAGCAGATCCTGATGACATACTGAAGAACATGAAG GACATGGATGATATGGAGGCTGACCTTTTTGCATCAAAGAAAAAACCAAGTTCAGCTCCCGCACAAACAAAGCCGCCCGTTAACGAAGGGTCAAAGAAAGACTCTGCTGCATTAGAGAGTAATGTAAAACCAGAGGGAGCAG CAATCAAAGAGAGAGTTGTGTCTCCCCCACTTCACTCAGATGAATCCACCAAAAGAGGGAAGAAACCAAACTCTGCACCTTCGTCCACAGCACGCAACTACAAGAAGTTCACCTTCTCTG ATCTAGACGACCCTCTGGATGACCTGCTTGATGACTTGCTTCCAGATGAAACCAAACCAGAATCTAAAGCTAGCGTGCAGCCAACCAAACCCGAAAAATCTGTGCCATCTCCTTCAGCATCTCCTATCCTAAAGAGTGAAACAA cTAATGCAGCAAAAAAACGAGGTGATCTTACATTTGAGGACGATAAGGACGACATAATGGATGCACTCGGATTTGACagtgataaaaacaagaaaaaagaaactgcGCTTTGGCCCAACAGGGAAAG AAGCGAGCCGCCTCAGAGAGCTCGTACTCGGCTAGATGAGATTCTGGAGAGTTTGACTTCACCTCGTCTTCTGGAGCGACCACCCACAGGTGAGAGGAAGGACCAGCCTCAGTCTCAAGACAAGCAGCAACAGGAGAAGACCTCCAATGTGAAAG AGACACTTTTAGAAGACGACCTCACATTTGGGTCTTATCAGCCCACATTGGGATCCACTCCTGAAGGGCGCCAGTCCCGCAGACAgtctgtcag ATTTTCTACAGAAGATGTCAGTGCCTCCACCCCAGAGAAGAAACCAAAACCCACCGCCGCCCCCACCTCCGCTCGATCCCGCAACTCAGCAGACTGGCTAGGCCTCAAGACAAACGACGACTATGTAGAAGATGACGCCAAAGAGAAAAAGACTTCCACAGAGTCTCCAAAGGTTCCATCCTCTCCTTTGTTAGAGAGAAAGTCGTCACTGACAGGTGGTCATGCCGCATCTGCTGCAAAATTGTCAGCTGACACCTCAGCTCCAACTGAAAACatcaccaaacaaacaaagccagAGGTCTCTAAAAGCCggaagacagaagaggaggaggacgactGGTTAGCAGGAGCACTGAGCAGGAAGAAGACTCAATCAGTTTCAAACTCTGAGGCAAAAAGCTCCAAGCAGGAAGACTTTCTAGGACTGGGGGAAGAAGTGGATCTGGAGTCATTTGTTAG TAAGCAGAGCACTTCACAAGCTCCTAGAAGCAGAGACGACACTCTTGCATCCGTCAAGGAAACTGG CAACACTTTTCTTGGACAGCCCAGCCCCGCTGCTCACTCCACCCCTGTCAGAGATGAGAGGACCAAACAAG CAGTTCCACCGCAAAACCAAacgcaaaacacacaaacagctgtccaACAACAG GTGACATTTACAACAGACAGTCTGCAGCAGCTGTTACTACAACAGCAG ATGATGCAGTCTCAGTTGCTGGGTCTCGGGGGTGTTGTGGACACGGGTGCCCTGCAGAGACTcaaggagagagagcagcaacCTGGAGATCATCACGCTTTGCAGGCTCGCATCATCCAGCTGGAGGGACAG GTGAAGACCCTGCAGCTGGAGCGAGACCAAAGCCAAATGTTGCTAGAGAGTGTCCAGCAGCGACATAAACAGGATATGGAACTCATGGAGAACGCACACAA GGCGCGCGTGAAGCTGCTCGAGGAATCGGCAGCCCAGAGGGAGACACGAGCTCGGCAGGAGTGTGAAGACCTAATGGAACGCCTGGCCACAGTAACACGATCGGCTGAGCAGGAGCGCTCAGAGCTGCAGGCTCAGTACCAGCGGAAACTGGCCCAGGCCCAGCAAGACAGAGACCGTGAGGTGGAGAGGCTCAGAGACCTTCAGAG GAAATCCATCTTGGAGATGAAGAAAGACCATGAGGACCAGGTCCAGAGACTGAAGAGGTTAAAAGACGAAGAGATCGATGCAGTTACAAGTGCGACATCTCAGACCAG GTCTCTTACAGTGATGATTGAGCAGATGGAGCAGTTCTCCTCTCGGCTGGGAGAGCTCTCTTCTCGAGTGGAgagcacacatgaacacacaaccCATGGCCTGGAGCAGGGGGCACGGCACAGAGATGAGCAGCTTCGAA TAATGCAGGACCGTCTGGCCCAGCAGCAGAAAGCCATGGCTGAGGAGAGAGCTTACCTCAAGGAAATCATTTCCAGGATGGACACGCAGCTCAATGAGCAGCAGAGACAGCTTGAGAAG GAGCGCTGGAAGATGACTGCAGAGCAGGCCAAGGCAGAGTCGTCCCAAAGAGGCCTGGAAGAAGAGCGGCGTTCCCTCAGTATGCAGATCaacatggagagagaggagctggagagagcCAAG agCGCATTACTGGAGGAGCAGAAGTCAGTGATGCAAATTtgtgcagaggagaggaggaagctgGCAGCAGAGTGGGCCCGCTTCCACGCCCAGGAGAAGCAGAGGCATGAGAGGGCTGAACGTGAGGTCAGCAGTCTcttggagaagagagagggctCCATCATCAGTCTGGCACAG GAACAAGCTGACCTGAAGCTTCGCACTGGAGAGCTGAAACAGAAGGAGATGGCTGTGgcacaggagagagagactgtggaAAGACTAAGAGAGGAAGTGGACAGGGACAAAGACAGAATAAGCAGCACCGCTGTGAGACTCAAAACACGTGCCCAGGAGGTGGAGGCCTTCAGCAAG CTCGCTGCAGAGAAGTATGAGGAGGGAGAGCGAGCCTTGCAGGAGGCTAAACGTGTGGAGGCTGAGCACGAGGCAAGACTCAGAAATATCCATTCCCAAACAGAGCGGATGAGGCAGCAAGAGCAACGAATCCTTCAG